A section of the Citrobacter farmeri genome encodes:
- a CDS encoding methyl-accepting chemotaxis protein, with the protein MRSNIPVTQKEYLLNEKTTLLSTTNTQSHITYANSAFIDASGFGENQLMGEPHNIIRHPDMPPAAFADMWFTLQQGDSWTGMVKNRRHNGDHYWVRANVTPVWHNEQLTGYISVRTVPARQEIEQSEQLYQKINNNNFKGHRLFKGIIIRRGALAFLSAFKWLSIRQRVNYAIGASLFLVLGIIFSGINPVIQAGAFTLLFLLLVIYLKYQICHPVKQILSQMQKVVAGRKPNNIHLNRVDELGMMMRLVNQAGLNLNSLVDDVSTQIAGIQEISTRVSQEGAALHKRSEETSANLQQTAAAIEEIGSAVQQTADTAAQTMTMADRTSANASEGGDFMKQTIGMMQSISRDNGQIVDIIGVIDSIAFQTNILALNAAVEAARAGESGRGFAVVAAEVRNLAQHSASAAKEIASLIEKNVANVNAGVSMVEQTETHLTGMIDDVFQMSTMIKEIGLATREQTQALELINDSISRIGTMTDNNAAMVESVRDAADNLSGRSSRLQQAVRVFGTSA; encoded by the coding sequence CCGCATAATATCATTCGTCATCCGGATATGCCGCCAGCCGCGTTTGCTGATATGTGGTTTACCCTGCAACAGGGCGACAGCTGGACCGGAATGGTCAAGAACCGCCGCCACAATGGTGACCACTACTGGGTTCGCGCCAACGTCACCCCCGTCTGGCATAATGAACAATTAACCGGATACATCTCGGTACGGACCGTTCCCGCGCGTCAGGAAATTGAGCAAAGCGAGCAGCTTTATCAAAAGATAAATAATAACAATTTCAAGGGCCATCGTTTATTCAAGGGCATTATTATCCGCCGTGGCGCACTGGCCTTTTTATCGGCATTTAAATGGTTATCCATCCGTCAACGAGTCAATTACGCTATCGGTGCCAGTCTGTTCCTCGTGCTGGGTATTATTTTCTCAGGAATTAATCCGGTTATTCAGGCAGGCGCATTTACCCTCTTATTTTTACTGCTGGTTATTTACCTTAAGTATCAAATTTGTCATCCGGTTAAACAGATCCTGTCGCAGATGCAGAAAGTGGTCGCCGGGCGAAAACCCAACAACATTCATTTAAATCGCGTCGATGAACTGGGGATGATGATGCGCCTGGTTAATCAGGCCGGATTAAATCTGAATTCACTGGTAGATGATGTCAGTACCCAAATTGCCGGGATTCAGGAAATCAGCACGCGCGTCAGCCAGGAAGGCGCGGCGTTGCATAAGCGCTCCGAAGAGACTTCGGCCAACCTGCAGCAAACCGCGGCAGCTATCGAAGAGATTGGTAGTGCAGTGCAACAAACGGCAGATACTGCCGCGCAAACCATGACGATGGCGGACAGAACCAGCGCGAATGCCAGCGAAGGGGGCGACTTCATGAAGCAGACGATCGGCATGATGCAGTCGATTTCCCGCGATAACGGGCAGATCGTCGATATCATTGGCGTGATCGACAGTATTGCTTTCCAGACCAATATCCTCGCGCTTAACGCGGCGGTCGAAGCGGCCCGCGCCGGAGAGTCCGGACGCGGGTTTGCGGTTGTTGCCGCTGAAGTGCGGAATCTGGCACAACACTCCGCGTCGGCTGCCAAAGAGATTGCGTCACTGATTGAAAAGAACGTCGCCAATGTCAACGCCGGGGTCAGCATGGTTGAGCAGACGGAAACCCATCTGACCGGGATGATCGACGACGTGTTCCAGATGTCGACCATGATTAAGGAAATTGGCCTTGCGACGCGGGAACAGACGCAGGCGCTGGAACTGATTAACGATTCGATCTCCCGCATCGGCACGATGACCGATAACAATGCCGCGATGGTGGAAAGCGTCAGGGACGCCGCCGATAATCTTTCCGGGCGTTCCTCTCGCCTGCAACAGGCGGTGCGTGTCTTCGGCACCTCCGCCTGA